A part of Chanodichthys erythropterus isolate Z2021 chromosome 4, ASM2448905v1, whole genome shotgun sequence genomic DNA contains:
- the LOC137018801 gene encoding uncharacterized protein, with protein sequence MWQRNKPDPNYAYSTKHLLYQRSCNAQKTIAPSSTLPASPPTRELPLAREKGKSCGSGVVSSWLFPPRRLKGRTAVSELNITYVVERSLYGHLNWTGLVRPVTLSKADRRWLLEDERDANRKWASSMDRCTKRVLLRIQQKSVSLPEEQIYSAPCCTGGTGCCKAAKENFCRDTLLSYISRQSLILKYGLCCHKIQKTQLHP encoded by the coding sequence ATGTGGCAGCGCAATAAGCCTGACCCAAACTATGCGTACTCCACCAAGCACCTGCTCTACCAACGTTCCTGCAATGCTCAGAAAACTATCGCTCCATCCTCCACCTTGCCTGCCTCCCCTCCCACTCGTGAGCTTCCGTTGGCCAGGGAGAAGGGGAAGAGTTGTGGGAGCGGAGTAGTGAGCAGCTGGCTGTTTCCACCAAGGCGTCTGAAGGGAAGGACTGCAGTTAGTGAACTCAACATCACGTACGTGGTGGAACGCAGCCTGTACGGCCACTTGAACTGGACTGGGCTGGTTAGGCCCGTCACGCTGAGTAAAGCAGACAGGCGTTGGCTCCTGGAGGATGAAAGAGACGCGAACAGGAAGTGGGCGTCCAGCATGGATCGCTGCACCAAGCGCGTGCTCTTACGCATTCAGCAGAAGTCTGTGAGTTTGCCAGAAGAGCAGATCTACAGTGCCCCCTGCTGCACTGGAGGAACAGGCTGCTGCAAAGCTGCAAAAGAGAATTTCTGTAGAGACACGCTGTTGAGTTATATTTCAAGACAGAGTCTGATACTGAAATATGGACTGTGCTgtcataaaatacaaaaaacccAACTTCACCCATGA